The genomic segment AGCCAACATCTCTCCTGCTGTAGTTATAGCAGGAATATTACCTCCATGACCATTCAAAAGAACAATATTGGTAAATCCAGCATCAATCAGGGATTTACCAATTTCATAGATATATTTAGTCAAAATTTCTGTGGAGATATTAACTGAACCAGGATAAGCTGCTAGTGTCCAGACATGGCCATAATTAACCGTTGGTGCAATCAACACTCTATCTCCCATTTTTACCTCAATTCTTTCAACCAACCCTTCCGGAATCAGTACATCTGTACCTAAAGGTAAATGTTCACCATGTGCTTCAATGGTTCCAATGGGAATAATAACAGTATCAATCTTACCCTGAATCTCTTTAAATTTTGCCTGATTTAAATAGATCATTTTCATCGTTATCCTTCTCCCTTCTAAAATTTTTCAATTTATTATTTCGCCTTATCTTCTTTATTTCCCTTTTTGCAGGAAATATTACCTATGAAGTCGAATTACGTTGGGTGTAACTACTTTTTGTCAGGGAGGGTAGTAAATTGAATGGTGAAAAATTGATTTTTGCTCTCGATATAGGTACCAGAACCGTTGTCGGCCTTGTTATGGAACCTACCCCTCAAGGTTTAGAGATTATTGCTTCAGAAGTAATTGAACATGAAAATAGGGCCATGTTGGATGGGCAGATTCATAATGTAATAGAAGTTGCACGGGTAGTACAGGAGATTAAAGCAAAACTAGAAGAAAAGATTGGACAACCATTAGAAAAAGTAGCAGTCGCTGCAGCTGGTCGTGCTTTAAAAACTGCAAAACAGACCCATTATATAGAGTTTTCTTCCAAACGGGAAATAACTGCTGAAGATGTTAATACCTTAGAACTTGCAGCTGTTCAAAAGGCTCAAAAGTCTCTTGCTCATGACGAAACCCATGACCCTACCGACTATCACTTTGTTGGATATAGTGTAATCGCTTATCGTCTGGATGATATACATATTGGAAACCTTGTAGGCCAGAAGGGTAAAAAGATTGAAGTAGATTTAATTGCAACCTTTTTACCCAGAATTGTAGTTGATTCTTTAATTTCTGTAATTCAACATGCCAATTTAACTATCCAGCACATGACCTTAGAGCCAATAGCAGCTTCCAATGTGATAATTCCAAAAGAGATGCACAACTTTAACCTGGCTTTAGTAGATATCGGAGCAGGTACTTCCGATATTGCCATAACCCGGGGCGGTGCCATTATCGCTTATGCCATGGTTCCTGTCGCAGGGGATGAAATAACCGAAGCCCTTGCCGAACACTATCTCTTGGATTATGCCACCAGTGAAAAACTGAAGCGTTCTCTTACCAGTGAAAAAACAATCCAGGTTAAAGATATTTTGGGCACAACTCTGAATATTGAAGCCCGGGAGGCTTTAATGGTACTTAAAAAACCTGTGGAGGAATTAGCCAATCTGATTGGAGATGAAATTCTATCTTTAAATCAAAAACCTCCTCAAGCTGTCCTCTGCATTGGTGGTGGCAGTCTCACTCCGCTTTTAATTAAAGCCCTTGCTGAAAAATTAAATCTTCCACCCAATCGGGTAGGTATTAAAAAGGCAAATGATATTAAAGGAGTTATTGGTGAAATTTCAGATTTAGAAAGCACCCAGGCCATAACTCCTATCGGAATAGCTGTAACCTGTAAGGAAAATATCAATAAAACTACCTTTATTGATGTTAAACTCAATGGCCAGCGAATCAATATCTTTTCTTTGGGCACTCCTACAGTCTCCGATGCCCTTCTGGCTTCCAATACTCCGATACAGCGGCTTTATGGCCGTCCGGGTATGGCTTTGACCTTCAAGGTTAATGGCGAACTTAAAACCATCAAGGGTTCCTTGGGAGAACCAGGTAAACTTCTGGTTAATGCTGAACCAGCCAACTTTGATACACAAATCAAAGACGGTGATGAGATCACATATGAACCCGGTAAAGATGGAAAACCGGGATTTGGGTTAATTAAAGATGTAGTTGAATTCACCACTCCCAAAAACATCATTTTAAACGGTACTCCTACCCAGGTTAAAACTCAGGTATTTATGAACGGTAAATTGGTTGAACCTGATACACCTATTGAAGATCGGGCAGAAATTTACTATACCACTCCTGAAACATATCGGGAGACTTTAATCCAGTTGTTGGAAGTACCAGCAAGTGAGCTCATTTCCCGGGAAATACATTTTTCCTTGAATAACCGGCAGATGAAAATCAATTTAGGAAAATATGAGATACTTATAAATGGCCAAGAGGTAGATTTAGATCAACCTATCTCTGATGGTGATGAAATTGAGGTTCGGGAGATAAAGAGTAAAAAAATTACCATTAAAGACATCATGGAGAGAACCAAAGTTGATATGGAGATTAAAATAACTTTTAATGGCCGGGAATTATCCATCCCCACCAATCATTGGGAAATTCTAAAAAATGGTGAGAAAGTAACTATTGATACCCAGATAGAGGATGGCGATGAGATTATCTGCCGTCCAAAGCCCATCTCTTTTAACCGGATATTGAGCTATATCAATTACCAGGTTCCTAAATCCCTATCTGGACGTCTGGTGATGACCATTAATGGTAAAGAGGCCAACTTTACTGATGAAGTAAAGAACGGAGATGTGTTGGAATTGAAGATTGTGTGAGATTAAAAACCTTATGTCTTTAAAAAGGCATAAGGTTTTTTTAAAAATATCCTATTATCAATCTTATGATTTTACTGCAAAAAGCTAATCTTTCGCTTCAAAAGAAATTTTTCGAAACATCTAAAATTCGATTTCAGTCGAAATATGGCACACTAATCAATGGGCCCTCCTGGCCCTTGATTAGCTGATTAGCTCATCACATCCTGTGATGAGGCCTTATTTCGACTGAAATCTCACTAAAAATGGTTTATCGAAAAATTTCTATGTCGCTCAAAATTAGCTTTTTACAGTTTAAAAAATGTTCACACACATCCCCTTTTTTCATAAATCTATTCAAAAAATTTCTTCTCTACTTATTACCCATATTCCTATAAAAATATATTTTTTTGTAAAATTATTTAATTTACCATTACTTTAACTTAGTAAATATTTTTCAAGACTCAAGACTTTCCAGATTTTATTGTTTTTTTGTTGACACATTACCCAATTAGTATTATAATATCATTAAGGAAAAACTTAATGGTTAAATAAAATTAAATGATAAGGAGGTGCAAATGTTATACGTAAGATACATTACATAAAATCAATGGACCAGTTAAAATCTTTCTTAAACACCCGAAGAATTGAAATTCTTGAGATACTATCCCAAAGAGAAGCAACAGTCAAACAACTGGCAGATCTTTTTGGCAAATCTCCAGCCAATATCCACCACCACGTAAAAAACTTAGAGAACAGCGGACTTATTACTATTGTCCGGACTGAAGAAAAATCAGGGATTATAGAAAAATACTACCGGGCCATTGCAGAAAAGTTTGTTGTAGATGAATCCATCGGCCAGCCTGATAAAAGTAATGCCAGTGAAAAAGAATTATGCGAGATCATTCTAAACTCCAGCAAAGAAGATTTGCAGGAAGGAATCGAATTCATTTCTGAACTTCAAGATGATGAGATTCACAAGCGGGTAATTAAAACAGGTATCCAGAAAGGTCAGATTTCTAACCAGAAATTATCTGAGTTTTTGGGAGAATTATATAGTTTAATCAACAGGTATTTTAAGCCAGTAACCAAAACAATAAAGGAAGATGAGATCTACACTTTTAACTTCCAGATATATCCCGCACCTCCGCCTGTTGAGAGTAATTCAAAATCAATAAATCCTAAAGGAGGGATGGGTAATGATAAAGAAAAATAAAATTACTGTAGCTATTATCCTGGGAATCTTTGTTATAATCGCTATATTCTATGCTCTTATCTGGATCTTACTTGTACTGTGGAACTCTACAATTCCCCTAATTTTTCCAGGAGTTAAAAAACTGGACTTCTGGCTGTCATTCCGTCTGCTCTTATTAATGCTTATTTTCGGCAGCTTCTTTGGTGGAGGCCATCATGTAACAAAACGTGCTGTTTCAAAACCCGATCCTCATAGTAAGGGAATACATATTGGTTGGGGTTTTTCAAAGGAAGAAATTAAAAAATAATCTGGAGGTTTTTAAATGAATACCAAAATTTTATCTGATATACCTTTATCCCCTATTGGCTTGGGCTGTTATGCAATAAGCGGTGTCTATGGTCAAAAAGACCCGAATCAGTTTACAAAAATTATTAAAGAAGCTTTTGATCTGGGAATCAAATTTTTCGATACTGCAGACCAATACGGAGATGCTGAAGAGGTTTTGGGTAAAGCAGTTAAACCCTTCCGCTATCAAATTGCAATCGCTTCAAAAATAGGGCTTACAAATAAAGGAAGTGTCAACTTAACAAAAAAATATATTATTTCTGCCTGTGAAGCCAGTCTAAAGAGACTACAGACAGATTATCTGGATCTTTATCAAATTCACTATGA from the Anoxybacter fermentans genome contains:
- a CDS encoding ArsR/SmtB family transcription factor; amino-acid sequence: MDQLKSFLNTRRIEILEILSQREATVKQLADLFGKSPANIHHHVKNLENSGLITIVRTEEKSGIIEKYYRAIAEKFVVDESIGQPDKSNASEKELCEIILNSSKEDLQEGIEFISELQDDEIHKRVIKTGIQKGQISNQKLSEFLGELYSLINRYFKPVTKTIKEDEIYTFNFQIYPAPPPVESNSKSINPKGGMGNDKEK
- a CDS encoding cell division protein FtsA; the protein is MNGEKLIFALDIGTRTVVGLVMEPTPQGLEIIASEVIEHENRAMLDGQIHNVIEVARVVQEIKAKLEEKIGQPLEKVAVAAAGRALKTAKQTHYIEFSSKREITAEDVNTLELAAVQKAQKSLAHDETHDPTDYHFVGYSVIAYRLDDIHIGNLVGQKGKKIEVDLIATFLPRIVVDSLISVIQHANLTIQHMTLEPIAASNVIIPKEMHNFNLALVDIGAGTSDIAITRGGAIIAYAMVPVAGDEITEALAEHYLLDYATSEKLKRSLTSEKTIQVKDILGTTLNIEAREALMVLKKPVEELANLIGDEILSLNQKPPQAVLCIGGGSLTPLLIKALAEKLNLPPNRVGIKKANDIKGVIGEISDLESTQAITPIGIAVTCKENINKTTFIDVKLNGQRINIFSLGTPTVSDALLASNTPIQRLYGRPGMALTFKVNGELKTIKGSLGEPGKLLVNAEPANFDTQIKDGDEITYEPGKDGKPGFGLIKDVVEFTTPKNIILNGTPTQVKTQVFMNGKLVEPDTPIEDRAEIYYTTPETYRETLIQLLEVPASELISREIHFSLNNRQMKINLGKYEILINGQEVDLDQPISDGDEIEVREIKSKKITIKDIMERTKVDMEIKITFNGRELSIPTNHWEILKNGEKVTIDTQIEDGDEIICRPKPISFNRILSYINYQVPKSLSGRLVMTINGKEANFTDEVKNGDVLELKIV
- a CDS encoding creatininase family protein — encoded protein: MKMIYLNQAKFKEIQGKIDTVIIPIGTIEAHGEHLPLGTDVLIPEGLVERIEVKMGDRVLIAPTVNYGHVWTLAAYPGSVNISTEILTKYIYEIGKSLIDAGFTNIVLLNGHGGNIPAITTAGEMLADYGGQVITFNWWIDFREEILEICEGQGHAGEDETSAVLAVAEPYCDMSLAKANNKKLIANIKRKNIGKISYEHALSGDATKASREKGERILERVAERMMEILEEVWKDNIVE